The proteins below come from a single Alosa sapidissima isolate fAloSap1 chromosome 23, fAloSap1.pri, whole genome shotgun sequence genomic window:
- the LOC121698448 gene encoding kelch-like protein 23 — MSAKGQVGYTYEFQDVSHPAQFLDSMWECYTEGLFTDVTLQCNTGQLFHCHRAALAARSPFFKVMFTTDMREKTDGLVRLPGIDSEVLSMLIEFMYTSTVMITQGNVEKLLEAADMLQVRPIKTACEEFLVRLLDVDNCLGMQAFAEHHACSSLEREAQRMVLFQFEELISQEEFLEVSLERLRSLLSTKNLNVRKQEVLVDALIKWVSHGALTRLGLTRALLHCINMDLDEKNFFRNILKSQRNCSDLSGTERISSALMSSLLPGFTITRLSCKKPTTSMYIIGGYHWHPLSEVHIWDPLSNTWAQGTDMPDHTRESYSITQLGPSIYVTGGYRTDKVEALNTVWVYNSDHDEWAPGCPMLGERYYHCSVAMHGCVYAIGGYRRGAPTAETEFYDPLKKKWFPVANMIQGVGNATACVLHDTIYVTGGHYGYKGSCTYEKIQMYRADLNEWSIVTTCPHPEYGLCSVSLNNRLYVVGGQTTVTDCYDPKTDKWIKLSDMKERRMECGAVAMNGCIYVTGGYSYTKGTYLHSMERFDPEQATWEIVGTLPSAARSHGCVFVYNL; from the exons ATGTCTGCAAAGGGGCAAGTGGGTTACACCTATGAATTCCAGGATGTTTCGCACCCAGCACAATTCTTAGACTCCATGTGGGAGTGTTACACAGAAGGGCTCTTTACAGACGTTACACTGCAGTGCAACACTGGTCAGTTGTTCCACTGCCACAGAGCAGCGCTAGCTGCGCGTAGCCCCTTTTTCAAAGTGATGTTTACAACAGACATGCGTGAGAAGACTGATGGCTTGGTGCGACTGCCGGGCATAGATAGCGAAGTCCTCAGCATGCTCATAGAGTTTATGTACACCTCCACGGTGATGATAACCCAGGGGAATGTGGAGAAGCTCCTAGAGGCTGCGGACATGCTGCAGGTCAGACCGATTAAGACTGCATGTGAGGAGTTCCTGGTGCGTCTTCTGGATGTAGACAACTGTCTGGGCATGCAAGCATTTGCTGAGCACCACGCATGCTCAAGTTTAGAACGAGAGGCACAGAGGATGGTGCTCTTCCAGTTTGAGGAGCTCATCAGCCAGGAGGAGTTCTTGGAGGTCAGCCTTGAGCGCCTTCGCTCCCTTCTCTCCACCAAGAACCTCAACGTGAGGAAGCAGGAGGTTCTGGTGGATGCCCTGATCAAATGGGTCAGCCATGGAGCCCTGACTCGTCTGGGCCTTACCCGGGCCTTGCTGCACTGCATAAACATGGACCTGGATGAAAAGAACTTCTTCAGGAACATCCTAAAGTCCCAAAGGAACTGCTCAGACCTTAGTGGGACAGAGCGGATCAGTTCTGCTCTCATGTCCTCCCTTCTGCCTGGTTTCACCATCACACGTCTCAGCTGCAAGAAGCCCACCACCAGCATGTACATAATAGGAGGCTACCACTGGCATCCGCTCTCTGAGGTCCACATTTGGGACCCACTGTCAAACACATGGGCCCAGGGCACAGATATGCCCGACCACACCCGAGAGAGCTACAGCATCACCCAGCTGGGGCCCAGCATCTATGTCACGGGGGGCTATCGGACAGACAAAGTCGAGGCCCTGAACACCGTGTGGGTGTACAATAGCGACCATGACGAGTGGGCTCCCGGATGCCCTATGTTGGGGGAGCGCTACTACCACTGCTCCGTGGccatgcatgggtgtgtgtatgccatCGGGGGCTACAGACGAGGAGCTCCTACTGCTGAGACGGAATTCTATGACCCACTCAAGAAGAAGTGGTTCCCAGTGGCAAATATGATCCAAG GTGTGGGGAATGCCACAGCATGTGTTTTACATGATACCATTTATGTAACTGGTGGCCATTATGGCTACAAAGGAAGCTGCACATATGAGAAGATCCAGATGTACAGGGCAGATCTGAATGAATGGAGCATCGTCACCACCTGTCCCCACCCAG AGTACGGTCTCTGCTCAGTCTCGCTGAACAACAGGCTTTATGTGGTAGGAGGCCAGACCACTGTGACAGACTGCTACGACCCAAAAACAGACAAGTGGATCAAACTCTCAGAcatgaaagagaggaggatggagtgTGGTGCCGTAGCCATGAATGGCTGCATTTATGTGACTGGTGGTTACTCATACACCAAAGGCACATACCTGCACAGCATGGAGCGGTTCGACCCAGAACAGGCCACCTGGGAGATTGTGGGTACACTGCCCAGTGCAGCAAGATCACAtggatgtgtttttgtttacaatCTGTAG
- the phospho2 gene encoding pyridoxal phosphate phosphatase PHOSPHO2 — protein sequence MKTLMVFDFDHTIVDENCDTWVIRSTPDKRLPDWLAKTYQKGRWTEYMGRVMSYIGDQGVTSESIRSVMHTIPFTDGMVELFTFISGHKNDIDCIIVSDANMVFIDWILEGAGLRQAFDKVFSNPASVDSRGYVTVQCYHSHTCAKCPINMCKRKILEDFIATQDKMGVQYARTIYVGDGGNDLCPLKAMREEDIAMPRKGYTLERLVLAGVVTEDGTPLKPRVLVWTSATEILNELKAVMQ from the coding sequence ATGAAGACCCTCATGGTGTTCGACTTCGACCACACAATAGTGGATGAAAATTGTGACACTTGGGTCATAAGAAGCACCCCGGACAAGCGCCTGCCAGATTGGCTGGCAAAGACTTATCAGAAGGGGCGATGGACCGAGTATATGGGCAGGGTTATGTCGTACATAGGTGATCAGGGCGTCACATCGGAGTCGATTCGATCTGTCATGCATACCATACCGTTCACAGACGGCATGGTAGAACTTTTCACATTCATTTCAGGACACAAGAATGACATCGACTGCATCATTGTCTCCGATGCCAACATGGTGTTCATCGACTGGATCCTAGAGGGAGCTGGGCTTCGACAAGCATTTGACAAAGTATTTTCAAACCCAGCCAGTGTCGATAGCCGTGGTTACGTAACGGTTCAGTGCTACCATTCTCACACCTGCGCCAAGTGCCCCATCAACATGTGCAAAAGAAAAATTCTGGAAGATTTTATTGCGACCCAAGACAAAATGGGCGTACAGTATGCCAGAACAATTTACGTCGGTGATGGAGGCAATGATCTCTGCCCGCTTAAGGCAATGCGTGAAGAAGATATTGCGATGCCACGTAAAGGGTATACTCTGGAGCGGTTGGTATTGGCCGGAGTTGTAACCGAGGACGGCACCCCATTGAAGCCGCGCGTTCTAGTATGGACAAGTGCTACTGAAATTCTCAATGAACTGAAAGCTGTCATGCAATAG